One region of Actinomycetota bacterium genomic DNA includes:
- the rlmB gene encoding 23S rRNA (guanosine(2251)-2'-O)-methyltransferase RlmB, giving the protein MSRERDRARRRRSSGPGTSQVISGRRAVTEALRAGRVSEVLIVSSPKVTQGMRSLLEQAHADDVSVRTVPRATLDALADEHQGVVARIAPEASEALGERDLAAFPFEEDALVVVLDGITDPQNLGAAARSAEAAGAAMLVTRTRRAAEVTPAAVRASAGALVHLPHARVANVARAIERLQDAGFWVVGLDQTADVTVYEEDCPEGRVAVVIGSEGEGMARLTRERCDQLLSLPMRGRVGSLNAAAALAAVLYAYVVPRERRASNPAG; this is encoded by the coding sequence ATGAGCCGCGAACGCGATCGGGCGAGACGACGCCGTTCGTCGGGCCCGGGGACCTCACAGGTGATCTCGGGACGTCGAGCCGTCACGGAGGCGCTGCGCGCCGGCCGGGTCTCCGAGGTGTTGATCGTGTCCTCACCGAAGGTGACGCAGGGCATGCGGTCGCTGCTCGAGCAGGCGCACGCCGACGACGTGTCCGTGCGTACGGTGCCCCGGGCCACGCTCGATGCCTTGGCCGACGAGCATCAGGGAGTGGTCGCGAGGATCGCCCCCGAGGCTTCGGAGGCCTTGGGCGAGCGCGACCTCGCGGCCTTTCCATTCGAGGAGGACGCGCTCGTCGTCGTCCTCGACGGCATCACCGACCCGCAGAACCTCGGGGCGGCGGCTCGGTCGGCAGAGGCCGCCGGTGCCGCGATGCTGGTGACCCGGACCCGTCGCGCCGCCGAGGTCACGCCGGCCGCCGTGCGCGCGTCGGCGGGAGCGCTCGTTCACCTGCCGCACGCTCGGGTCGCAAACGTCGCTCGAGCGATCGAGCGGCTGCAGGACGCAGGCTTCTGGGTCGTCGGGCTCGACCAGACCGCCGACGTCACCGTCTATGAGGAGGACTGTCCGGAAGGGCGGGTGGCCGTCGTGATCGGCAGCGAAGGGGAGGGCATGGCGAGGCTCACCCGCGAGCGCTGCGACCAGCTGCTCTCCCTGCCGATGCGCGGGAGGGTCGGTTCGCTCAATGCAGCGGCGGCGCTGGCGGCCGTGCTCTACGCGTACGTCGTGCCGCGCGAACGCCGAGCCTCGAACCCGGCGGGGTAG
- the ispF gene encoding 2-C-methyl-D-erythritol 2,4-cyclodiphosphate synthase: protein MPEAVPRVGLGFDAHPWATDDRPLSLGGVTFDGVPGLAGHSDGDVVCHAIADALLGAAALGDVGLHFPEDDPSIAGMAGLALLEDTLELVRGAGYSVRSSDATVICERPAVAPRRDELRSALAEVLAIPLEAMSVKATRPEGLGLVGDGVGCMAVTVIA, encoded by the coding sequence GTGCCTGAGGCCGTGCCGCGCGTCGGCCTCGGGTTCGACGCGCATCCGTGGGCGACGGACGACCGTCCTCTTTCGCTGGGCGGGGTCACCTTCGACGGCGTGCCGGGGCTCGCCGGTCATTCCGACGGCGACGTCGTCTGTCATGCGATCGCCGATGCGCTGCTGGGCGCCGCCGCGCTCGGCGACGTGGGGCTCCACTTCCCCGAAGACGACCCGTCGATCGCCGGCATGGCGGGGCTGGCGTTGCTGGAGGACACCCTCGAGCTCGTTCGCGGCGCCGGCTACTCGGTGCGATCCAGCGATGCGACGGTGATCTGCGAGCGACCTGCGGTCGCGCCTCGCCGCGACGAGCTGCGCTCCGCCCTTGCCGAAGTCCTCGCGATCCCGCTCGAGGCGATGTCGGTGAAGGCGACGAGGCCCGAGGGCCTCGGACTCGTCGGCGACGGCGTCGGCTGCATGGCCGTCACGGTCATCGCATGA
- the ispD gene encoding 2-C-methyl-D-erythritol 4-phosphate cytidylyltransferase, whose translation MEPGEGRAVAIVLAAGAGRRVGAEEPKAFLSIGGRPMLAVAAGAAAASPLVGAVIVAAPGGWEERAETCLEGCGVPVLVVTGGETRQASVRAALDAVSSETSIVAIHDAARPFAPPDLFTAVIAAVNQRTPGAVPVSPVADTVKQVADGLVVGTLARELLALAQTPQAFDVSVLRGAHRSAAEAGVVLTDDSAALEHDGLAVAAIPGDPNNVKITTLFDLANADARMGGTGA comes from the coding sequence ATGGAACCGGGTGAGGGCAGGGCGGTCGCGATCGTGCTCGCCGCGGGCGCGGGTCGCAGGGTCGGTGCCGAGGAACCGAAGGCGTTCCTGTCGATCGGCGGGCGTCCGATGCTCGCCGTGGCCGCCGGTGCGGCGGCAGCGTCGCCGCTGGTGGGAGCGGTCATCGTGGCTGCCCCGGGGGGCTGGGAGGAGCGGGCGGAGACGTGCCTCGAGGGCTGCGGTGTTCCCGTGCTGGTGGTGACCGGGGGCGAGACGCGCCAGGCATCGGTACGCGCTGCGCTCGACGCCGTGTCGTCCGAAACGTCGATCGTGGCGATCCACGATGCCGCGCGCCCGTTCGCCCCTCCCGACCTCTTCACGGCCGTGATCGCGGCGGTGAACCAGCGCACGCCCGGTGCGGTCCCCGTCTCGCCGGTCGCTGACACGGTGAAGCAGGTCGCCGACGGCTTGGTGGTCGGTACCCTCGCCCGGGAGCTGCTCGCCCTCGCCCAGACGCCGCAGGCGTTCGACGTGTCGGTCCTGCGCGGGGCACACCGCAGCGCCGCCGAGGCAGGCGTGGTCCTCACCGACGATTCGGCCGCCCTCGAGCACGACGGGCTCGCGGTGGCGGCGATCCCGGGCGATCCGAACAACGTCAAGATCACGACGCTGTTCGACCTCGCCAACGCCGATGCGCGCATGGGCGGCACCGGTGCCTGA
- a CDS encoding PIN domain nuclease, with amino-acid sequence MSEREQDVRGGAMRGYLVEGVRLIFIALLATGGFLLGGTVAEESTSRALAFIFLGAAVGFVIGGVAGRLTLRAVSGMEHELRRRPAPQLAGGVVGLIVGLVVAGLLMIPLLLVPSGAAWPAIVFVYLVCGSLGFRLGEAKYEDIFGLVGMKPRASVATRGDLHVLDTSALIDGRVLDLVATGFVSGTVLLHDGVLRELQAISDSGDPRRRQRGRRGLDVLVELQKAPTVQFQLVEEAGVIDVDAALVRLARERGASLITVDHNLAKVAEALRVPVAQINALASKFRVPYTAGDEISVRLVKEGREHGQAVGYLDDGTMVVVEKAVDQIGASPDIRVTNVIQTTTGRMVFAALVPGGSTSD; translated from the coding sequence ATGAGTGAACGTGAGCAGGATGTGCGTGGTGGCGCGATGCGCGGCTACCTCGTCGAAGGCGTTCGGCTCATCTTCATCGCGCTGCTCGCGACCGGTGGATTCCTGCTCGGCGGCACGGTCGCGGAGGAGAGCACGAGCCGCGCGCTGGCGTTCATCTTCCTCGGAGCGGCCGTCGGGTTCGTGATCGGCGGGGTCGCCGGCCGGCTGACCCTGCGTGCCGTGAGCGGCATGGAGCACGAGCTGCGACGCCGACCCGCTCCGCAACTCGCTGGCGGCGTTGTCGGCCTGATCGTCGGGCTCGTCGTCGCCGGACTGCTGATGATCCCGCTGCTGCTCGTACCGAGTGGCGCGGCCTGGCCCGCCATCGTCTTCGTGTACCTCGTGTGCGGCTCGCTCGGGTTCCGCTTGGGTGAGGCGAAGTACGAGGATATCTTCGGGCTGGTGGGCATGAAGCCGCGCGCCTCGGTGGCCACCCGCGGCGACCTGCACGTGCTCGACACGAGCGCGTTGATCGATGGACGCGTGCTCGACCTGGTCGCGACCGGGTTCGTGAGTGGCACGGTGCTCCTGCACGACGGGGTGCTGCGCGAGCTCCAGGCGATCAGTGACTCTGGCGACCCCCGCCGGCGCCAGCGCGGCCGCCGCGGTCTCGACGTGCTGGTCGAGCTGCAGAAGGCGCCCACCGTGCAGTTCCAGCTCGTCGAGGAGGCCGGCGTGATCGACGTGGACGCCGCGCTCGTGCGACTCGCCCGGGAACGCGGTGCATCGCTGATCACCGTGGACCACAACCTGGCCAAGGTCGCCGAGGCTTTGCGGGTGCCGGTCGCCCAGATCAACGCACTGGCGTCGAAGTTCCGGGTGCCGTACACGGCGGGCGACGAGATCTCGGTGCGCCTCGTGAAGGAGGGCCGCGAGCACGGCCAGGCCGTCGGGTACCTCGACGATGGCACGATGGTCGTGGTCGAGAAGGCCGTCGACCAGATCGGGGCCTCGCCCGACATCCGCGTCACGAACGTGATCCAGACGACGACGGGGCGCATGGTGTTCGCGGCGCTCGTGCCCGGGGGCTCGACTTCGGACTGA
- a CDS encoding CarD family transcriptional regulator yields MFRKGDTVVHPEHGAAVIEELREKEFLGETRTYLVLRVAYGDLTLMIPTDSTDQVGLRSVVSKNEVKKVLKVLTEEESSMAANWSRRFKNNMEKLHSGDPYQVAEVLRNLSIRDREKGLSAGEKRMITKARQILISELSHATGKSEEAAEIMIDEVLDDAHGEKIAAV; encoded by the coding sequence GTGTTCCGTAAGGGCGACACCGTGGTGCATCCGGAGCACGGAGCAGCAGTCATCGAGGAGTTGCGAGAGAAGGAGTTCCTGGGCGAGACCCGCACCTATCTGGTGTTGCGCGTCGCCTACGGTGATCTCACGCTGATGATCCCGACCGACTCGACCGATCAGGTCGGCCTGCGGTCGGTGGTGAGCAAGAACGAGGTCAAGAAGGTCCTCAAGGTGCTCACCGAGGAAGAGTCGTCGATGGCCGCCAACTGGAGCCGTCGCTTCAAGAACAACATGGAGAAGCTCCACTCCGGCGACCCGTACCAGGTCGCCGAGGTGCTCCGGAACCTCTCGATCCGCGATCGGGAGAAGGGGCTGTCGGCCGGCGAGAAGCGCATGATCACCAAGGCCCGTCAGATCCTGATCTCCGAGCTGTCGCACGCGACCGGCAAGTCCGAGGAAGCCGCCGAGATCATGATCGACGAGGTCCTCGACGACGCCCACGGCGAGAAGATCGCCGCCGTCTGA